The following DNA comes from Micromonospora chokoriensis.
GGCTCCGGCGCCCGGATCATGACCACCATGCTCCAGCACATGCGGGACAACGGGATCCGCTACGGCCTGCAGACCATGTGCGAGGGCGGCGGCATGGCCAACGCCACCATCGTCGAGCTGATCTGACACCTGCCGGAAAAGGCGTCGCCCCGGCCCGACCGGGCCGCCTAGGGTGCCCAGCGTGACGACGACGTCTGCTGAGCGCACCCCTGACTGGTCCGACGAGCGGTGGCAGGTGCGGGCCCGCTCCTGGGTGGACGCGCACCTGAGCCGCGCCGGCCGACGGGTGACCGGGTTGGTGGAGCCTCGGGTACGTCCGTGGTCACTGGTATGGCGGGTGCCCACCGACGACGGTCCGGTCTGGTTCAAGGCCAACAACCCGGGCACCGTGCACGAGGCGGTTCTGGTCGAGACGCTCGCCGAGCTGACACCCGACCGGGTGCTGACCCCGATCGCCGTGGACCGGAGGCAGGGCTGGTCGTTGCTGCCCGACGGTGGGGAGTCGTTGCGCGACGTGCTGGGGCGCGACCCCGACCTGTCGCACTGGGAGCGAGCGCTCCCCGGGTACGCGGCACTGCAACTGGCGAGCGCGCCGCGCGCCGACGAGTTGGTCGCCCTGGGCGTGCCGGACCACCGCCCGGAGGTGCTCGCCGGCCTCCTCGCCGAGCTGCTCGACGATCACGGGTCGCTGCTGACCGGTGCCGAGGGCGGGCTCAGCCAGGACATGTACGAGCGGTTGCGGGCGGAGCTGCCGTCGTACGCCGAGCGGTGCCGCCGGCTCGCCGACATCGGGATTCCGGCCACCGTGCAACACGACGACCTGCACGACGGCAACGTTTTCGCGGGCCCGGACGGATACCGCTACTTCGACTGGGGCGACGCGTCGGTGGCGCACCCGTTCGGCACGCTGCTGGTGACCCTGCGGTCCATTCGGTACGCCGACAAGCCGGCGGCCGACGACACCCGATTGGCCCGGTTGCGGGACGCCTACCTGGAGGCGTGGACCGGCCGGTACGACCGTCGGACCCTCGTCGAGGCCGCCGACCTCGCGATCCAACTGGGGCCGGTGAGCCGCTCGCTCTCCTGGCGGCGGGCCTTGGACACGCCGGACGAGTCGCGTGCCGAGTACGCCGACGCGGTTCCCGGCTGGTTGGAGGAGCTCTTCGCCGCTGACCCGTTGTAGCCGGAATCCTGACCACGATCCGTCGGAGTCGGAAGTCGGACACCCTGTGCGTCCCGGTGTCGTGGAACTTCCAAAAATCCGCCGTGACCCACGTCACCCCGTCGGGGGCGTCGTTGGGCAGGTCATGGACGTCTTTTCCCGAACGTTCCTCCCGGCCGCCGCCGAGGCTGGCCTGGCTGTGCAGACCGTGAGCCGGCACATGCCGGTCTTCCGGCGCTGCGTCGGCTCCGGTGACGCGACCATCCTGGTCACCCGATGCAGCCGCCCCGACCGTCCGGTCACCGGCGACTACCTGCTGCTGCTCACCCACCGTCGACTGGTGGTGACCCAGCAGACCCGACTCCTGCACCGACTGCGTCTGCACCTCAACACCGAGTTGCGGGAACTGAGCAACGTGACCTGGAGCCCGGACCCGCGACTGCAGTGCGTCGAGGTGGCGGCCACGGCGATCGACGGGATCCGCGAACGGTTCCTCATCCGTACCAGCCACCCGAAGCGGGTGTGGCAGCTCGACGCGCTGCTCAACCACGCGTTCCGGACCCGTCTGCGGGTGCCCCGCGAGCGTGTCGTCGCCACGATCAGCGACACGCCGGCCGCCGCCCGGCCCAGCGCGTTCCGCCCGGCCCCGGTCAGCTGACCAGCTCTCACCGGGCTCCTTGCGCCGCTCTTACCTGACCCGAACACGCACCGATCGCGCCGGCTCGCCGGGTCGGCAATCATGGTCCGGTGACCGTCGAACCGCCGCACCGCGGGCTCGTCCTCGTGGTCGAGGACGAGCCGGCCATCGCCGACCTGGTCCGGCTGTATCTCACCCGGGACGGGTTCGGCGTCCACCTGGAACGCGACGGTGTGGCCGGTCTGAGCGCCGCCCGCCGGCTACGCCCGGTGGCCTGCGTTCTGGACATCGCGCTGCCGGGCCTGCCCGGCACCGAGATCTGTCGTGAGCTGCGCGAGGCCGGTGACTGGACACCGGTCATCTTCCTCACCGCCCGCGATGACGAGGTCGATCGGATCGTCGGCCTGGAGTTGGGCGCCGACGACTACGTGACCAAGCCGTTCAGCCCTCGGGAGTTGGTCGCCCGGGTGCGTGCCGTGCTGCGCCGTTCCGCCGGCGGCCCGGAGGGCGCGGAGCGGCCGCGCGTCGTCGGGCCGGTGACGCTCGACCCGGCACGCCGGACGGTCAGCGTCGGGGGCGCACCGGTGCAGCTCACCTCCACCGAGTTCGACCTGCTGGCCCACCTGATGGCCCGACCCGGCCGGGTCTTCACCCGGGAGGAGTTGCTGGCCGGGGTCTGGGGGTACGCCGCCCACGCCGGTACCCGCACCGTGGACGTGCACGTCGCCCAGGTCCGGGCGAAGCTCGGTCCGGCCAGCGTGATCCGCACCCACCGCGGCGTCGGGTACGCGGTCGATGCCTGACCGTCCCGGGCGCGTCGGATCGCCGACCATGACCCTGCCGGTGGTCGGCGCCAACCCGTCGGCCGCACCTCGGCGTGGCCGCCTCGGTCGTACGCTGACCGCCCGGGCGGTGCTCGTCACGTGCGCGGTGGCACTGGTGTCGGTGCTGGTCACCGCGATCGTGGCGGTGCCGTTGGCGATCCGGGGAGCGGAGCGACGAGATCAGGACGCGCTCGCCGCCCAGGCCCGGCTCGCCGCCGAGGTGCTACGGACCCGACTGGACCGGGGGCGCAGCACC
Coding sequences within:
- a CDS encoding response regulator transcription factor, whose protein sequence is MTVEPPHRGLVLVVEDEPAIADLVRLYLTRDGFGVHLERDGVAGLSAARRLRPVACVLDIALPGLPGTEICRELREAGDWTPVIFLTARDDEVDRIVGLELGADDYVTKPFSPRELVARVRAVLRRSAGGPEGAERPRVVGPVTLDPARRTVSVGGAPVQLTSTEFDLLAHLMARPGRVFTREELLAGVWGYAAHAGTRTVDVHVAQVRAKLGPASVIRTHRGVGYAVDA
- a CDS encoding aminoglycoside phosphotransferase family protein, with product MTTTSAERTPDWSDERWQVRARSWVDAHLSRAGRRVTGLVEPRVRPWSLVWRVPTDDGPVWFKANNPGTVHEAVLVETLAELTPDRVLTPIAVDRRQGWSLLPDGGESLRDVLGRDPDLSHWERALPGYAALQLASAPRADELVALGVPDHRPEVLAGLLAELLDDHGSLLTGAEGGLSQDMYERLRAELPSYAERCRRLADIGIPATVQHDDLHDGNVFAGPDGYRYFDWGDASVAHPFGTLLVTLRSIRYADKPAADDTRLARLRDAYLEAWTGRYDRRTLVEAADLAIQLGPVSRSLSWRRALDTPDESRAEYADAVPGWLEELFAADPL